The Glycine soja cultivar W05 chromosome 8, ASM419377v2, whole genome shotgun sequence genome has a window encoding:
- the LOC114424126 gene encoding uncharacterized protein LOC114424126, translating into MARDKLTDDEADNIKLQLIVAQGKDGHVYNMPNVPEIVALIVGDFHPSSKRDIIVETQNGELQRIHELHPSYLPLQYLLLFPYGEDGYRVDIRHRSTSSSKKRKQNRLTMRKWFAYRLQSRSNEAMTLLHSRKLFQQFIVEGYIMVESERLSYIRNNQKKLRVDKYCSLQNSLDTGTTKGLTKGKRVILPSTFVGSPRYMDQLYFDGMAMCSHVGFPNLFITLTCNPNWLEIRRLLSPLNLKPTDRPDIVSRIFILKYEQMLSDLTNGQLLGKVVAYMHTIEFQKRELPHVHLLLFLHPDNKYSSSTDIDQIISAEIPSHKDDPELYISPCEAAWRIFAFPIHGRKPTIERFNLESVDEQENATFAKWILDIGDGIIGHENDGYATIEIPAHLLITEYDDPISAIVKSTFPDLDQHHNNP; encoded by the exons ATGGCCAGGGATAAATTGACAGATGATGAAGCCGATAATATCAAATTGCAACTAATAGTTGCTCAGGGAAAAGATGGTCATGTATATAATATGCCAAATGTTCCCGAAATTGTTGCACTTATTGTTGGCGATTTTCATCCAAGCTCAAAAAgagatattattgttgaaactcaAAATGGAGAATTACAAAGAATCCATGAACTGCACCCTAGCTATCTACCACTACAGTACCTTCTACTCTTTCCTTATGGAGAAGATGGATATAGAGTTGACATACGTCACCGTTCTACTTCAtccagcaaaaaaagaaagcaaaaccGTCTGACAATGAGAAAGTGGTTTGCTTATAGACTTCAATCCAGGTCAAATGAAGCAATGACTTTATTGCATTCTCGAAAATTATTTCAACAATTCATTGTTGAAGGTTATATCATGGTTGAATCTGAAAGACTTAGCTACATCAGAAACAACCAAAAGAAACTTAGAGTTGACAAGTATTGTAGCTTACAAAATTCATTGGATACTGGAACAACTAAAGGCTTAACCAAAGGCAAAAGAGTCATCTTACCTTCAACGTTTGTTGGGAGCCCACGTTATATGGATCAACTTTACTTTGATGGTATGGCAATGTGCAGTCATGTTGGTTTTCCAAATCTTTTTATTACTCTAACCTGTAATCCAAATTGGCTTGAAATTCGTAGATTACTTTCACCTTTGAATCTGAAACCAACAGACAGACCAGACATTGTATCACGAATTTTCATATTGAAATATGAACAAATGCTCTCAGACTTAACAAATGGTCAGTTACTCGGAAAAGTAGTTGCAT ATATGCATACTATAGAATTCCAAAAGCGAGAACTTCCTCATGTCCATTTATTGTTATTTCTACACCCAGACAATAAATATTCATCTTCAACTGACATTGACCAGATAATATCAGCAGAAATACCTTCCCATAAAGATGACCCTGAACT ATACATTTCTCCCTGTGAAGCTGCTTGGAGAATATTTGCTTTTCCAATCCACGGGAGAAAGCCTACTATTGAGagatt CAATCTAGAATCAGTTGATGAACAAGAAAATGCCACATTTGCTAAATGGATTCTGGACATTGGAGATGGAATTATAGGTCATGAAAATGATGGTTATGCTACAATTGAAATTCCTGCCCACCTACTCATTACTGAATATGATGATCCAATCAGTGCTATAGTCAAATCAACATTCCCAGACTTAGATCAGCACCACAATAATCCTTAA
- the LOC114424125 gene encoding uncharacterized protein LOC114424125 gives MARIPDKINSIDGSKEALKLAVRITDLWFVGTPNKSKQAKMVIVDFEGDQIHVVCKADQLKCWKANLKENSTYVMHNFKVVKNDGQFRVCEHEYKLVFIGVTVVKEADLHQLPFKEFRFVEFGNVVGGNFVAGLLFLAYLNECGNDGSIVIILTHARIKDAQGSYPALVSNSFKTSKLLINEHVLEIQEFRERLLDLGVEVSPVLAPGDQGSSQLSWASQLSSNDAFLSKVEAKTISEINGISEDVVCVMVGTISKIVMDSHSWCYPACIQCHRKTDIETGPFTCECGKDNDQPVLRYRVEVMDGDVDLNASPQALDRLLGYVFAFKVRIQSKFRNVVVLRYSNELDLINVVLDMLADTEACSKIDASNVDCNNATHPECQSLSVIADHDPIAGFPLTLKKRLSSDEVDDELRSSQISPAQLSFNKLTRHFDKSEFS, from the exons ATGGCAAGGATTCCTGACAAGATTAATTCTATTGATGGGTCAAAAGAGGCGCTTAAACTTGCTGTGAGAATCACAGATCTTTGGTTCGTTGGGACTCCCAACAAGTCTAAGCAAGCGAAAATGGTTATTGTTGATTTTGAG GGTGATCAAATTCATGTTGTTTGTAAAGCAGACCAGCTAAAGTGTTGGAAAGCTAATTTGAAGGAAAATTCCACTTATGTTATGCATAATTTCAAAGTGGTGAAGAATGATGGTCAATTTAGAGTGTGTGAACACGAGTACAAGTTAGTTTTTATTGGAGTGACTGTTGTTAAAGAAGCTGATTTGCATCAGCTGCCTTTTAAGGAATTTAGATTTGTTGAATTTGGAAATGTCGTGGGTGGAAATTTTGTGGCTGGTCTGTTG TTCTTAGCCTATTTGAATGAATGTGGGAATGATGGGTCGATCGTTATTATTTTGACACATGCCAGGATAAAAGATGCGCAGG GAAGTTATCCAGCTTTAGTGAGCAATTCGTTCAAGAcctcaaaattattaattaatgaacaTGTATTGGAAATCCAAGAATTTAGGGAGAG GCTATTAGATTTAGGTGTTGAGGTCAGCCCAGTTTTGGCACCTGGCGATCAAGGAAGTTCACAACTTTCATGGGCAAGCCagttatcatcaaatgatgcatttctttcaaAAGTTGAAGCCAAAACTATTTCCGAGATCAATGGCATTTCTGAG GATGTTGTTTGTGTTATGGTGGGCACTATTAGCAAAATAGTCATGGATAGTCATTCATGGTGTTATCCAGCTTGCATTCAATGTCATAGAAAGACTGACATCGAAACAGGACCATTCACATGCGAATGTGGCAAAGATAATGATCAGCCTGTTCTAAG GTATAGAGTTGAAGTAATG GACGGTGATGTTGATTTGAATGCTTCTCCTCAAGCACTTGATAGGCTGTTGGGTTATGTCTTTGCTTTTAAGGTTAGGATTCAATCAAAATTCAGGAATGTTGTTGTTCTTAGATACTCAAATGAATTAGATTTGATCAATGTTGTGCTCGACATGCTGGCTGATACTGAG GCATGTTCCAAAATAGATGCTTCAAACGTTGATTGCAATAATGCTACACATCCTGAATGT CAATCTTTGTCTGTGATAGCAGATCATGATCCAATTGCAGGATTCCCTTTAACGCTCAAAAAACGGCTATCATCTGATGAAGTTGATGATGAGCTAAGAAGCTCCCAGATTTCCCCAGCCCAACTATcatttaacaaattaacaagacATTTTGATAAGAGTGAATTTAGCTGA
- the LOC114424124 gene encoding agglutinin-2-like — protein MAKTQNSFHILMVSLCFVLLINNVKSDSLSLRFPNFAPRQNSNIGFLGDERPLDGAIQLRRRDNNVPSVGCAVYIPQVHLWDKTTGKLANLETSFSFVVDYYSAGFEIHVDGLSFFIIPFDADPSIPKNSSGGYLGLFSPETTFNAYKSQIVATALEMNGIPNLIRYYADVKELSVVVGYFNTQPATIVRVLQSIDLRAVLPESVRIGFSGATGDKVETHDILSWSFNSRI, from the exons atggctaaaacacaaaattcattCCACATTCTCATGGTTTCCCTTTGTTTTGTGTTGCTGATCAACAATGTGAAGTCTGATTCACTTTCATTGCGCTTCCCCAATTTCGCGCCGAGACAAAACTCCAACATCGGTTTCCTTGGCGATGAGCGTCCATTAGACGGTGCAATTCAATTGAGAAGAAGAGACAATAATG TACCCAGTGTTGGTTGTGCAGTTTATATTCCACAAGTGCACCTTTGGGACAAAACCACAGGCAAACTCGCAAACTTAGAAACATCATTCTCCTTCGTCGTAGACTATTATTCCGCTGGTTTTGAAATCCACGTTGATGGCTTGTCTTTTTTCATCATACCTTTCGATGCTGACCCTAGTATCCCCAAGAATTCATCTGGGGGATACCTTGGACTATTCAGCCCCGAAACCACTTTCAACGCATACAAAAGCCAAATCGTGGCTACAGCTTTGGAAATGAATGGGATCCCAAACCT CATTAGGTATTACGCTGATGTTAAAGAATTGAGTGTTGTTGTAGGCTATTTTAATACTCAACCTGCCACTATTGTTCGCGTCTTACAATCCATTGATTTGCGGGCTGTTCTTCCGGAATCGGTTAGAATTGGTTTCTCTGGTGCCACTGGTGATAAGGTTGAAACACATGACATTCTTTCTTGGTCTTTCAATTCACGCATCTAG